Proteins from one Halovivax limisalsi genomic window:
- a CDS encoding AAA family ATPase yields the protein MRLTDLRIDDFGCFRNARLETLDADLVVIGGPQRAGKTTFMEALRQFPDGVDRSDGVPPATDAYRIDAELSHDGARYRYVLNGHASPSVSPIDDGPAVDADAIFGPVTERQYRNLYTISLDELRRLPPGIDDADDLARVLLGGAYGDIAEIPEIEATFADGADAIGLSRGNPNTKTSRLYDPYQTVRDGIEARNEASRQVDEHRTVTQELDARRADQAEIEADIDRRRRTRNRLTVLEELFEPVRRLETLSARLDEVDRAAVESFPTHLTDRLDHFEARFEAATDALAEARRDFDRRASIETTGEYDEWLLAHADDIESLAAGRPLWAQTADRLAERRATLETRERELERAVAAQHSDWDGSFAHVDEVATSAVDTARVTDIASTVEELRADRDEVAAALEADRTRKAELESELAEMESEREGTREIPVPTRKPALVAGFAIAVGTGLGLATTPLVGGLVGLALLGVGLYAIDSTVSVEPTVDVDPYREVKSQVATLQGDIEAASQRRADLETQLEDAEDDLTELVTRLGLPAELPPGEVPDFYERVVELDDDIAAFRGDRADWKREKAELASDLEAVATLLDRVTEPSWTVEDPLAGADELLATLETVAADLELARDVRRAETERADCIADIDTVLTEWDEARSIDASANDDRILRHIRAFTDEAERVGGLEDAFEERDRLRTQVETRLETASARAVFEPLRDDEPWVDVVREAAATYPDTEAIADAVREANDRIDELETKREAIRETCVELEQRRDALASEDELQAAQAKIDEGRVEFERLGEAYAVNRIAEAMVGQLHERLLEDVVHSLVADASAIFSEITGAYEGIELDGGVQDLSFRALRPDGPAHGIGELSRATAEQLFLAVRLARIRQTDASLPVVLDDAATNFDPTHLQRVFAVLDQLSATNQVFFLTCHPQCVRTTAATGRTAQYWSLDDGRFAAHETADSLARVLAAD from the coding sequence ATGCGCCTCACCGACCTGCGAATCGACGACTTCGGCTGCTTCCGAAACGCCAGGCTCGAGACCCTCGACGCGGACCTCGTCGTCATCGGCGGCCCCCAGCGGGCCGGGAAGACGACGTTCATGGAGGCGTTGCGCCAGTTCCCCGACGGCGTCGACCGGAGCGACGGCGTGCCGCCGGCGACCGACGCCTACCGGATCGACGCCGAACTCTCCCACGACGGGGCTCGTTACCGGTACGTCCTGAACGGCCACGCGAGTCCGTCCGTCTCGCCGATCGACGACGGGCCGGCGGTCGACGCCGACGCCATCTTCGGGCCTGTCACCGAACGGCAGTACCGGAATCTCTACACGATCAGCCTCGACGAACTCCGGCGCCTTCCGCCGGGGATCGACGATGCCGACGACCTGGCTCGCGTCTTGCTCGGCGGCGCGTACGGCGATATCGCCGAGATTCCCGAAATCGAAGCGACGTTCGCCGACGGGGCGGACGCGATCGGGCTCTCGAGGGGGAATCCGAACACCAAGACGTCCCGGCTGTACGACCCGTACCAGACCGTCAGGGACGGGATCGAGGCCCGTAACGAGGCGAGCCGGCAGGTCGACGAACACCGGACCGTCACGCAGGAACTCGACGCCAGGCGGGCGGACCAGGCCGAAATCGAGGCGGACATCGATCGGCGACGTCGGACGCGAAACCGACTGACCGTGCTCGAAGAGCTGTTCGAGCCGGTCCGCCGGCTCGAGACGCTGTCCGCGCGGCTCGACGAGGTCGACCGCGCCGCCGTCGAGTCGTTCCCGACCCACCTGACCGATCGGCTCGACCACTTCGAAGCCCGGTTCGAGGCGGCGACGGACGCGCTCGCCGAGGCGCGACGGGATTTCGACCGGCGAGCGTCGATCGAGACGACCGGCGAGTACGACGAGTGGCTCCTGGCGCACGCTGACGATATCGAATCGCTCGCGGCGGGTCGACCGCTCTGGGCGCAGACGGCCGACCGCCTCGCCGAGCGGCGGGCGACCCTCGAAACGAGGGAGCGCGAACTCGAGCGGGCGGTTGCGGCCCAACACTCGGACTGGGACGGATCGTTCGCACACGTCGACGAGGTAGCGACGAGTGCGGTCGACACGGCTCGAGTCACCGATATCGCGTCGACGGTCGAGGAGCTTCGGGCCGACCGCGACGAGGTGGCTGCCGCCCTCGAGGCCGATCGAACGCGGAAGGCGGAACTCGAGTCGGAGCTGGCCGAGATGGAGTCCGAACGCGAGGGGACGAGAGAGATCCCGGTTCCGACGCGCAAGCCGGCGCTCGTCGCGGGGTTCGCGATCGCGGTCGGGACCGGGCTCGGCCTCGCGACCACCCCGCTGGTCGGCGGGCTCGTCGGACTCGCCCTCCTCGGCGTCGGCCTGTACGCGATCGATTCGACGGTGTCCGTCGAGCCGACAGTGGACGTCGACCCCTATCGCGAAGTCAAGAGTCAGGTGGCGACTCTGCAGGGGGATATCGAGGCCGCTTCGCAGCGACGCGCCGACCTCGAGACGCAACTCGAGGACGCGGAAGACGACCTCACGGAACTCGTCACGCGCCTGGGGCTGCCAGCGGAACTACCGCCCGGCGAGGTTCCCGACTTTTACGAGCGCGTCGTCGAACTCGACGACGACATCGCGGCGTTCCGCGGCGACCGGGCGGACTGGAAACGGGAGAAGGCAGAGCTAGCGAGCGACCTCGAAGCGGTCGCGACGCTGCTCGACCGTGTGACCGAACCATCGTGGACGGTCGAGGACCCGCTGGCGGGCGCCGACGAGCTCCTCGCGACCCTCGAGACGGTCGCGGCCGACCTCGAACTCGCCAGAGACGTGCGACGGGCGGAAACCGAGCGAGCCGACTGCATCGCGGATATCGATACCGTCCTCACCGAGTGGGACGAAGCGCGGTCGATCGATGCGTCCGCGAACGACGACCGAATACTCCGGCACATTCGGGCCTTTACGGACGAAGCCGAGCGGGTCGGCGGTCTCGAGGACGCGTTCGAGGAGCGCGATCGACTCCGAACGCAGGTCGAGACGCGACTGGAGACGGCCTCCGCGAGGGCGGTCTTCGAGCCGCTCCGCGACGACGAACCCTGGGTCGACGTCGTCCGGGAAGCCGCCGCGACGTACCCCGATACGGAGGCGATCGCCGACGCCGTCCGGGAAGCAAACGACCGGATCGACGAACTGGAGACGAAGCGCGAAGCGATCCGGGAAACCTGCGTCGAACTCGAACAGCGCCGGGACGCGCTCGCCTCGGAGGACGAGCTGCAGGCGGCACAGGCGAAAATCGACGAGGGCCGGGTCGAATTCGAACGGCTGGGCGAGGCGTACGCGGTCAACCGGATCGCCGAGGCGATGGTCGGGCAACTGCACGAGCGCTTGCTCGAGGACGTCGTCCACTCGCTCGTCGCCGACGCGAGCGCGATCTTCAGCGAGATCACGGGGGCGTACGAGGGCATCGAGCTGGACGGTGGCGTCCAGGACCTCTCGTTCCGCGCACTTCGGCCGGACGGACCCGCCCACGGCATCGGCGAGTTGAGCCGTGCGACGGCGGAGCAGCTCTTCCTCGCCGTCCGACTCGCCCGAATCAGGCAGACGGACGCGTCGCTCCCGGTCGTGCTGGACGACGCCGCGACGAACTTCGATCCGACCCACTTACAGCGCGTGTTCGCCGTGCTCGATCAGCTGTCGGCCACGAACCAGGTGTTCTTCCTGACGTGTCACCCGCAGTGCGTTCGGACGACGGCCGCGACCGGGCGGACCGCCCAGTACTGGTCGCTCGACGACGGTCGATTCGCGGCACACGAAACCGCCGACTCCCTGGCTCGCGTGCTGGCAGCGGACTAA
- a CDS encoding CopZ family metallochaperone codes for MARTLTVDGMSCEHCEQTVEEALEDVPGVRAASADHEADSATVEGDADDAALVDAVSDAGYDASA; via the coding sequence ATGGCCAGAACACTGACCGTCGACGGAATGAGTTGCGAACACTGCGAGCAGACCGTCGAGGAGGCGCTCGAAGACGTGCCCGGCGTCCGTGCGGCGTCGGCCGACCACGAGGCCGACAGCGCGACCGTCGAGGGCGACGCCGACGACGCGGCCCTCGTCGACGCGGTCTCGGACGCGGGCTACGACGCGTCCGCCTGA